A part of Gossypium hirsutum isolate 1008001.06 chromosome A07, Gossypium_hirsutum_v2.1, whole genome shotgun sequence genomic DNA contains:
- the LOC121203710 gene encoding uncharacterized protein: MLASKVKLKFPILFKGAYTTELVCSKLARLQWLYNLNCISVNGACVLKARFIFILIARVQDALLTACKLANVFPSVSAYVILLLHKLKFSISYYFLLLLQLLVQLKLPFNVRINICYCFLLLLQLLVQLKLPFNLRINICYCFLLLLQLLVQLKLPFNLRINICYCFLLLLQLLVQLKLPFNLRINICYCFLLLLQLLVQLKLPFNLRINICYCFLLLLQLLVQLKLPFNLRINIWYYRAPELIFGATKYTTAIDICSRKNA; encoded by the exons ATGTTAGCAAGCAAGG TTAAATTGAAGTTTCCAATTCTTTTCAAAGGTGCGTACACCACTGAATTAGTTTGTTCAAAGCTAGCAAGGTTGCAATGGCTATACAATTTAAACTGTATTTCTGTTAATGGCGCTTGCGTGTTGAAAGCG AGATTTATCTTCATACTG ATTGCTAGAGTTCAAGATGCTTTGTTGACTGCTTGCAAGCTTGCTAATGTTTTCCCATCTGTGTCAGCTTATGTCATTTTGTTGCTTCACAAGCTAAA ATTCAGCATCAGTTACTACTTCCTGCTCCTCCTGCAACTATTGGTTCAACTGAAGCTGCCATTTAATGttcgaattaatatttg TTACTGCTTCCTGCTCCTCCTGCAACTATTGGTTCAACTGAAGCTgccatttaatcttcgaattaatatttg TTACTGCTTCCTGCTCCTCCTGCAACTATTGGTTCAACTGAAGCTgccatttaatcttcgaattaatatttg TTACTGCTTCCTGCTCCTCTTGCAACTATTGGTTCAACTGAAGCTAccatttaatcttcgaattaatatttg TTACTGCTTCCTGCTCCTCCTACAACTATTGGTTCAACTAAAGCTgccatttaatcttcgaattaatatttg TTACTGCTTCCTGCTCCTCCTGCAACTATTGGTTCAACTGAAGCTgccatttaatcttcgaattaatatttg gtactatcgagcacctgaattaatatttggtgcaactaaatacaccacagccattgacatctgttctag